The nucleotide window AGCTCGGCCGTGAACCTCCACTAGGTCACCTGGCTCCTCGGCGACCACGGTATCCCCCGCGACCCTTTTCCCTCGGAAACGCACGAGCGCGGACCTCGACAGCGCCGAGCGCCGTGATCCGTGTCCGGATCAGTAGTGCGCGGCCACCTGCTCGCGGGTCCGCGGGAGGTCGCCGGAGTTGTCCACCCTCAGGTCCGGCGTTCCCACCGCCTCGAACTCCTCCGCGAGGAGTTCGTGGACGGCGAAGTCCGCGTCGCTCTCGTCGCCCTCGCGGGCCGCGATCCGTTCGCGGACGACCTCCGCGCTGCACTCGACCTTCACGAGTTCGAACGTCGCGCCGACGTCGGCGGCCACCTCGCGGGCCGCCGCGCGGAGGCGCTTCCGGCGGAAGGTGCCGTCAAGGACGACGACTCCGCGCTCGTCTACGCCCGCGGCGGCGCGGTCGAGGAGTTCGTCGTACACCCGGCGCGTCTCCTCGGGGGTGTAGTCGGGGTCCGGCACGACGTCCTCGCGAACGACGTCGGTACGGAGGAGTTCCGCGTCGATCCGCTCCGCGATCTCCCTCGACACGGTCGTCTTCCCCGCGCCCGGCAACCCGCAGACCACCACGAGCCGTTCCTGTCGTGACATCGGTCGGACTCGGGTGGACGGTGACCCGGCGGGGTATAGTCGATTGCGTTTCGGGCGCCGGCCGCGGGAAACGAGCAGCGGAGCGCGAGATCGGGAGGCGGGTAGCCGGCACGGACGGCCGATTTCGCCGGGCCTACGGGCCGCGAGTGCGAGGGGAGGGTATGCACGGGGACGACCGAGCGGGGACCGACCACCTCCACCTCAACCTCTTCACCATGAACTCGGTCGAGCACGTCTCGCCGGGATCCTGGACGTATCCGGGTGACCAGTCGCACCGATACACCGACCAGGAGTACTGGACCGACGTCGCCCGGACCGCCGAGCGCGGCGGCTTCGACGCGGTGTTCTTCGCAGACGTGCGCGGGGTCTACGACGTGTTCGGCGGCGACCGCGAGACGGCGATCCGGAAGGGCGTGCAGACGCCCTCGAACGACCCGAGCTACCTCGTGCCCGCGATGGCCGAGGTGACCGAGGACCTGGGGTTCGCGGTCACGCGCTCGACCACCTACAGCCACCCGTACCAGCTCGCCCGCGAGTTCTCCACGCTCGACCACCTCACGGACGGCCGGGTCGCGTTCAACGTCGTCACCTCCTACCTCGAGTCCGCGGCGGCGAACCTCGGGCTGGACGGGCGCATGGACAAGGCGACCAGATACGACCGCGCCGACGAGTTCCTGGAGGTCTGCTATCGGCTGTGGGAGGACTCCTGGGACGAGGACGCGGTCGTCCGCGACGCCGAGCGCGGCGTCTACACGGAGCCCGAGAGGGTCCGCGCCATCGACCACGAGGGCGAGTTCTTCGACGTACCCGGTCCCCACGGCTGCGAGCCCTCCCCGCAGCGGACGCCGGTCATCTTCCAGGCCGGCTCGTCCGACCGCGGGCGGGAGTTCGCGGCCGCCAACGCCGAGGCCGTCTTCTGCTCGCAGCCGACCGAGCGCGGCGTGGTGGAGTACATGGACGACCTCCGGGAGCGCGCGGCCGCCCTCGGCCGCGACCCCGACTCGCTGGCGTTCTTCCCCGGCATCGTCCCCGTGGTCGGCGAGACCGAGGCGCAGGCCGAGGCGAAGTACGAGGCGCTCGTCGAGCACGTCGACGTCGAGGCCGCGCTCGCGCTCCTCTCGGGGTTCATCGACATGGACCTCTCCGAACTGGACCCGGACCGGAAGATCGAGCACATCGAGACCGACGCCATCCAGGGGACGATGAACGCCTTCACGAAGTCGGACCCGGACCGCGAGTGGACCGTCCGCGAGGTGGCGGAGTTCTCCGGACTCGGCACGACGTCCCCCGTCGTCGTCGGCACGCCCGAGGAGGTCGCCGACGAACTCGAGCACTGGTACCGGGAGGTCGGCGCCGATGGCCTCAACGTCAAGGAGGTCGTCCGCACCGGGAGCCTCGACGATTTCGTCGACCTGGTCTGTCCCGTGCTCCGCGAGCGCGGCCTGCTCCCGGAGGAGCCACGCGGCGGGACGCTGCGCGAACGCCTCTTCGGCGCCGGGCCGCACTTGCCGCCCGACCATCCGGCGCGACAGTGACGGATCGACGACCGGGTGCGTGCAGATTTCGACCGCGGTCTCGCGCCCGAAACACACAACCGGCGGAGAGTTGACCGCGGGGGTTCCCGCCGGCGGCGCCATCGTTAAGTACATCCGGGTGCTGGCTTCAGGTGACGCTTCGTCTGGAGGGCCGAAGCGTCAGCGGGGACCAATTCGGGGCGGCACCCGCACCGCACTACTCTTTCGCGGTGCGTGCCGCCCTTCGTTTCGACACATCCGAGCGACAGCGACGTCGGGCGACGTAGTAACGAGGGAACCGGAACTCAGCGTCGAGTACCGTCCGCGCCACCGCTCACCCGTCGCTCGGCGGGTTGACGACCATCCCGTCCACGAGCGCCGCGATCGCGATCGCGACCGCGACGCCGAAACCGACCGCGAACGGAAGCGCCGCCAGGCTGGCGGCGAGGAGCGCGACCACCAGGGAGACCCCGATGATCGCGAGCAACGCGTCCGCGCGGGTCGGCGCGTTCCTGGGGAGCATCGTAATTATATCTAATTAGGAGGCTTGTGTATCTTGGGGCTGCACGTGTCGATCCGAACGGGGGGTTTCAGCCGCCCTCCGCGTCCGTCCCGGCGTCGTCCACCCCGGCTTCGTCGGCCGTTCCTCCGTCGTCCGTCGACGGCTCGGCGGCCTCCGTATCGTCGTCGGCCGTGGCGCCATCGGTCTCGTCGCTCGTCCCGTCAGCGGCCGGCCCCGCTTCGGCCGTTCCATCGTCGTCCGTTTCGTCCCCTGTCGGCTTCGGGTTCGGAACCATGGCCGCGAGGGTGTTACGGACGTACCGCATCCCGGAGGCGATGCCCATCAGGCCGTCCATCAGCGCCTGCTGGTTGGCCTCGTCCGGGTAGATCCGGTACTCCGTCTGGATCACCTCGGCGTTCCTGAAC belongs to Halorarum halophilum and includes:
- a CDS encoding AAA family ATPase gives rise to the protein MSRQERLVVVCGLPGAGKTTVSREIAERIDAELLRTDVVREDVVPDPDYTPEETRRVYDELLDRAAAGVDERGVVVLDGTFRRKRLRAAAREVAADVGATFELVKVECSAEVVRERIAAREGDESDADFAVHELLAEEFEAVGTPDLRVDNSGDLPRTREQVAAHY
- a CDS encoding LLM class flavin-dependent oxidoreductase yields the protein MHGDDRAGTDHLHLNLFTMNSVEHVSPGSWTYPGDQSHRYTDQEYWTDVARTAERGGFDAVFFADVRGVYDVFGGDRETAIRKGVQTPSNDPSYLVPAMAEVTEDLGFAVTRSTTYSHPYQLAREFSTLDHLTDGRVAFNVVTSYLESAAANLGLDGRMDKATRYDRADEFLEVCYRLWEDSWDEDAVVRDAERGVYTEPERVRAIDHEGEFFDVPGPHGCEPSPQRTPVIFQAGSSDRGREFAAANAEAVFCSQPTERGVVEYMDDLRERAAALGRDPDSLAFFPGIVPVVGETEAQAEAKYEALVEHVDVEAALALLSGFIDMDLSELDPDRKIEHIETDAIQGTMNAFTKSDPDREWTVREVAEFSGLGTTSPVVVGTPEEVADELEHWYREVGADGLNVKEVVRTGSLDDFVDLVCPVLRERGLLPEEPRGGTLRERLFGAGPHLPPDHPARQ